One part of the Candida albicans SC5314 chromosome R, complete sequence genome encodes these proteins:
- a CDS encoding uncharacterized protein (Predicted membrane transporter, member of the anion:cation symporter (ACS) family, major facilitator superfamily (MFS); amphotericin B, caspofungin repressed; Hap43p-repressed), with amino-acid sequence MSNSVSEAESRGHKSLEIEEYQIEEYQIDNHTNDESSEILDPHQLNKVYRKLDLRIIPALWCLYFLTSFGSNCYGLTLTMNRAEGHSLAQQLHLTSKDTSTASALYYVGYIIFDVPMNLIMTKVSPQTWLARIVITVGLVYTCYHVLHNAGGVIAVRFISGVVGAGTWPGLSYYVSLWYPNDRSTRRIGYYFTAAQISAAVAGLVSAGFQKMDGVHGYTGWQWMYLVYGVITMTVGIALLWWLPDRPFIGVKSESNRLVEFYRKFTTPPHPLNEQEKELHRKDLEHRYKLLKWTWKDVVNIITDLRIWPLIIMYFGVVGTGFGLAVFGSTIIATNNPNLTSIQVSLLYAPIWLFDLGGILIITPFADRFKKFRALIFSGACVIIIVGMVVTTFAHGSWNKYGGLLIAGFGLGPTVPICMSWSAEIFQKRYGDVGNAVSAALVSGLGNLGSVTSTYALYSGWPEDKARLYRNSNMMLVLMLGVSIIASGVCQLIKDKVRQPK; translated from the coding sequence ATGTCAAACTCCGTTTCAGAAGCTGAATCAAGAGGCCACAAATCtcttgaaattgaagaatatcaaattgaagaatatcaaattgataatcaCACTAACGATGAATCATCAGAAATTTTAGATCctcatcaattaaataaagtttATCGTAAATTAGATTTAAGAATCATTCCAGCATTATGGtgtctttattttttaacaTCATTTGGTTCCAATTGTTATGGATTAACATTAACTATGAATAGAGCTGAAGGTCATTCATTAGCTCAACAATTACATTTAACTTCAAAAGATACTTCAACAGCACTGGCGTTATATTATGTTggttatattatatttgatGTCCCAATGAATTTAATCATGACTAAAGTAAGTCCTCAAACTTGGTTAGCAAGAATTGTCATCACTGTAGGATTAGTTTATACTTGTTATCATGTTTTACATAATGCTGGTGGGGTTATTGCTGTTAGATTTATTAGTGGTGTTGTTGGTGCTGGTACTTGGCCGGGATTAAGTTATTATGTCAGTTTATGGTATCCTAATGATAGACTGACAAGAAGAATTGGGTATTATTTTACGGCAGCACAAATTTCTGCTGCTGTGGCTGGGTTGGTCAGTGCTGGTTTCCAAAAAATGGATGGAGTTCATGGATATACGGGTTGGCAATGGATGTATTTAGTTTATGGTGTCATTACTATGACTGTTGGTATTGCCTTATTGTGGTGGTTACCCGATAGACCATTCATTGGGGTTAAATCAGAAAGTAATCGATTAGTGGAATTTTATAGAAAATTCACTACACCACCTCATCCATTaaatgaacaagaaaaagaattacaTCGTAAAGATTTAGAACATAgatataaattattgaaatggACTTGGAAAGATGTGgttaatattattactgATTTAAGAATTTGGCCTTTAATTATTATGTATTTTGGAGTTGTTGGAACTGGATTTGGTTTAGCAGTTTTTGGATCTACGATTATTGCCACtaataatccaaatttAACTTCAATTCAagtatcattattatatgCTCCAATTTGGTTATTTGATTTAGGTGGTATTTTAATAATCACTCCATTTGCTGATCgattcaaaaaattccGTGCTTTAATATTCAGTGGTGCTtgtgttattattattgttggtaTGGTAGTCACAACTTTTGCTCATGGTTCATGGAATAAATATGGTGGATTATTAATTGCTGGATTTGGATTGGGTCCTACAGTTCCTATTTGTATGTCATGGTCAGCtgaaattttccaaaaacGTTATGGTGATGTTGGTAATGCTGTTAGTGCTGCTTTGGTTAGCGGTTTAGGAAATTTGGGTTCTGTTACTTCTACTTATGCATTATATTCTGGTTGGCCAGAAGATAAAGCTAGATTATATCGAAACTCAAACATGATGTTGGTACTTATGTTGGGGGTCAGTATAATTGCTTCTGGTGTTtgtcaattgatcaaagaTAAAGTTAGACaaccaaaataa
- the IFR2 gene encoding Ifr2p (Zinc-binding dehydrogenase; induced by benomyl, ciclopirox olamine, alpha pheromone, Hap43; regulated by oxidative stress via Cap1, osmotic stress via Hog1; protein present in exponential and stationary phase; rat catheter biofilm repressed), which yields MKAAVVPESVTETKLAEVKEIPKPTIGDDQILIKAEAAAVNPTDWKHIVFQMSKPGDVIGSDVSGTVEEVGSKVTNFKKGDTVSSFIIGNISPDSGAFGEYVIAYPQATIKYDHSLSHSSATNSSTIKSYEGAASVTLGLSTIGISFSHYLNIGKHKKEGDSILIWGGATATGILAIQVAKLVYNLNVITTASPKNHAFLKELGADHTLDYNDPNVIENLKALGPIKFGLDTIANTTTFQGLYDATAGTPEVYLDSLLGLDGKSIKTDPSRENSVHWGYTLAYLCVIKEKSFGPTKFVQTPELVDDYLKWWNEVLPTFIGKIKHANLKILGDGLASANEALQLSRDSKVSAQKIVFTV from the coding sequence atGAAAGCTGCTGTCGTTCCAGAATCCGTCACTGAGACCAAATTGGCCGAAGTCAAAGAAATCCCTAAACCAACCATTGGCGATGACCAAATCTTAATCAAAGCAGAAGCTGCTGCTGTAAACCCTACTGATTGGAAACACATAGTATTTCAAATGAGTAAACCTGGTGATGTCATTGGAAGTGACGTCAGTGGGACCGTTGAAGAAGTTGGATCCAAAGtcaccaatttcaaaaaaggTGATACTGTCAGTTCTTTCATTATTGGGAATATATCACCTGATAGTGGGGCTTTTGGTGAATATGTTATTGCATATCCTCAAGCCACTATCAAATACGACCATAGTTTAAGCCATTCCTCAGcaacaaattcatcaactaTCAAATCTTATGAAGGTGCTGCTAGTGTCACTTTGGGTTTATCTACTATTGGTATTTCATTTTCCCATTACTTAAACATAGGCAAACATAAGAAAGAAGGTGATTCTATATTGATTTGGGGTGGTGCTACTGCTACTGGGATCTTGGCCATTCAAGTTGCAAAATTggtttataatttaaatgtCATTACTACAGCATCCCCAAAGAATCATGCctttttgaaagaattggGAGCTGATCATACTTTGGATTATAATGATCCAAatgtaattgaaaatttgaaagcTCTTGGCCCTATTAAATTTGGTTTAGATACTATTGCTAACACTACAACTTTTCAAGGGCTTTACGATGCAACTGCTGGAACTCCAGAAGTTTATTTGGACTCTTTATTGGGATTGGATGGTAAATCCATTAAAACTGATCCATCTAGAGAAAACTCTGTTCATTGGGGTTATACATTGGCTTATCTCTGTGTTATTAAAGAGAAATCATTTGGACCTACCAAATTTGTCCAAACCCCTGAATTAGTGGATGATTATCTCAAATGGTGGAATGAAGTTTTACCAACATTCATTGGTAAAATTAAACATGCCAATTTAAAGATATTGGGAGATGGTTTAGCTTCTGCTAATGAAGCTTTGCAATTATCTAGAGACAGTAAAGTTTCTGCTCAAAAGATTGTTTTCACAGTTTGA
- a CDS encoding uncharacterized protein (Ortholog(s) have aldehyde dehydrogenase (NAD) activity, role in response to furfural and cytoplasm, nucleus localization) produces the protein MKAAIISGSFEPYQLAEIKDIPQPKLKENEILIKAVAFAINPTDWKHIVYQLGSPGDVVGCDVSGTIEEVGSQVTGFAKGDTVSAFITGNRSPRTGAFAEYVAVDPATLIKYNKNFEHLTNLQVSEIHSFEGAASINLGLVTVGLSFSHYLQIDNKKQPGDSILIWGGATATGVLAIQVAKLVYNLKVITTASPKNHTLLKQLGADYVFDYGDADVVNKIKNIGQIKFALDTIATPETFQKVYDSTEGSQEVFIDSLAGLDYRSIAANDSRGDQVHWGHTIACLASLKEKTVFNENYVQTPELLDDFTQWWQKVVPQIIDRIKHTNLKLLNEGLDSVSEGLELSRNNKLSAEKVVFRVSGS, from the coding sequence ATGAAAGCAGCTATCATTTCTGGATCCTTCGAACCTTATCAATTAGCGGAAATTAAAGATATTCCTCaaccaaaattaaaagaaaatgaaatattaaTCAAAGCAGTAGCTTTTGCAATAAACCCAACTGATTGGAAACACattgtttatcaattggGCAGCCCAGGTGATGTTGTTGGTTGCGATGTTAGTGGGACCATTGAAGAAGTGGGTTCTCAAGTAACTGGGTTTGCAAAAGGTGACACTGTAAGTGCTTTTATAACTGGTAATAGATCACCTCGCACTGGAGCTTTTGCAGAATATGTAGCTGTTGATCCTGCTACTTTGATAAAGTACAATAAGAATTTTGAACATTTGACTAATTTACAAGTATCTGAAATCCACTCATTTGAAGGGGCAGCAAGTATTAATTTAGGTTTGGTTACCGTTGGGCTTTCATTTTCTCATTACTTACAAATTGACAACAAAAAGCAACCTGGGGATagtattttgatttggGGAGGAGCAACTGCAACTGGAGTTCTAGCCATTCAGGTTGCCAAACTAGTGTATAACCTCAAAGTGATCACCACAGCATCACCCAAAAACCACACCCTCTTGAAACAATTAGGGGCAGATTATGTTTTCGATTATGGAGACGCTGATGTTGTCAATAAAATTAAGAATATTGGCCAAATTAAATTTGCTCTTGATACGATTGCAACACCAGAAACGTTTCAAAAAGTTTACGACTCAACAGAGGGGTCTCAAGAAGTATTTATTGATTCCTTAGCAGGTTTAGACTATCGATCAATCGCTGCCAATGATTCCAGAGGAGATCAAGTACATTGGGGGCACACTATTGCTTGTTTGGCATCTTTAAAAGAGAAAACTGTGtttaatgaaaattatGTTCAAACACCTGAATTGTTAGATGATTTTACTCAGTGGTGGCAAAAGGTGGTCCCTCAAATAATTGATCGTATTAAACATACAAATTTAAAGTTATTAAATGAAGGATTAGACTCCGTAAGTGAAGGGTTAGAATTGTctagaaataataaactcTCTGCTGAAAAGGTTGTATTTAGAGTTCTGGGTCTGTGA
- a CDS encoding uncharacterized protein (Protein of unknown function; Hap43-repressed; transcript increased in azole-resistant strain overexpressing CDR1 and CDR2; possibly regulated by Tac1; induced by Mnl1 in weak acid stress; flow model biofilm induced; Spider biofilm induced), producing the protein MESRKPSLFNQLEPHNEDSDSTDISDISEDEDWEDDPPLSPKSQPLEFPKLDHDVPLPRPPSLLSCLLYNNGNNNNNSNNHTNTLHPSNNIPNGSDNNHVYKPRLLRSFTTPTALPALHTPLVKQESVVGISDINVSISSLTTTSSHLSMKNLLSKSSVNLYSAGSTTTTTTTAAMRPNKRLSQPDQLKPSPSSLTSSILFMSQPPDSATTPPPPILPRITTTDSELTDKLINNDELSKSLKESLLIDNRLAKIPLPEKVIDAGIFLKRESRLADEDDFDDYHSKGW; encoded by the coding sequence ATGGAATCTAGAAAACCTTCTTTATTCAATCAACTTGAACCACATAATGAAGATAGTGATTCAACAGATATCAGTGATATAagtgaagatgaagattgGGAAGATGATCCACCCTTATCACCTAAATCTCAACCACTagaatttccaaaattaGACCATGACGTTCCACTACCACGTCCTCCATCTTTACTATCATGTTTATTATACAATAATggcaataacaataacaatagtaaCAACCACACTAACACCCTTCATCCTAGTAACAACATCCCTAATGGGAGCGATAACAACCATGTTTATAAACCTAGACTACTTCGCTCATTTACAACACCTACAGCATTACCAGCACTACATACACCATTAGTCAAACAAGAGAGTGTAGTGGGGATATCAGACATTAATGTTTCAATAAGTAGTTTAACTACTACTTCATCACATCtttcaatgaaaaatttactaTCTAAATCTTCAGTAAATTTGTACAGTGCAGGGTCCACTACCACGACAACCACCACCGCTGCTATGAGACCTAATAAACGATTATCACAACCTGATCAACTCAAACCATCACCTAGTTCACTAACATCATCGATACTATTTATGTCACAACCACCAGATTCTGCTACTAccccaccaccaccaattcTACCCAGAATCACAACCACTGACAGTGAGTTAACCGATAAACtaatcaataatgatgaattgagTAAATCTTTGAAAGAATCTTTACTTATTGATAATAGATTGGCGAAAATACCTTTACCAGAAAAAGTAATTGATGCAGGGATATTTTTGAAACGAGAAAGTCGATTGGCTGATGAAGACgattttgatgattatCATTCTAAAGGATGGTAA
- a CDS encoding uncharacterized protein (Putative transcription factor with zinc finger DNA-binding motif) yields MSSQVPESEALKIKYKEIAALKKAIQEKQELKRQQQQSASKIQKQAYKRILKLPVNPNVFLQQKPKFSNMTLVVNNTGGSTNGTASATKEGTSSTDQQGYVSVQSSGGKSFYNINVYQQEAEKLKAKILLKKKQVQEQKRLEKIRNQIPKFRTMSDNCDRIKINGDKYAVTENGRALVPIRMFQLTNPIECIWNGNKYQRNSQGVFKLSTPVRRKRKNTELCRYFTRTGMCDKGINCKYDHDKEKIRICPLFLLGKCYSKNCLLSHSPNDNNTPQCRYFLDKSCQNPNCKYRHFKPAHYNDPNYEIWTCRPFAIGGFCSRGKKCSFLHLLNCPDFEEDNYCVMGRECPLTHQFTLKTQDSIATKSNKYIRDETVVTEESTPTPVKTIVNSYTVDPKLLFVVDETGNYQFYIDNNGGDKSQFDSNLGSSNEFLIELSSSSEESDLEDSQEEDDEIEENEDYVVL; encoded by the exons ATGTCTTCACAAGTTCCAGAATCAGAAGCTCTTAAGATAAAATACAAGGAAATAGCAGCCTTGAAGAAAGCAATACAAGAAAagcaagaattgaaaaggcaacaacaacagagTGCTTCCAAGATTCAGAAACAGGCGTATAAAagaatattgaaattgccAGTAAACCCAAATGTTTTTCTTCAGCAAAAGCCAAAATTTTCTAATATGACATTGGTAGTTAATAATACAGGTGGTAGTACTAACGGAACAGCTTCGGCAACAAAAGAAGGCACAAGCTCCACTGACCAGCAGGGGTATGTAAGTGTTCAGTCATCTGGAGGTAAGTCATTTTACAACATAAATGTTTATCAGCAAGAAGCTGAAAAGTTGAAAGCCAAAATTTtactaaagaaaaaacagGTACAGGAACAGAAAAGATTAGAGAAGataagaaatcaaattccaAAGTTCCGAACTATGTCTGACAATTGTGATCGAATCAAGATTAATGGGGACAAGTACGCAGTGACGGAAAACGGACGAGCACTTGTACCCATTAGAATGTTTCAGCTTACTAACCCTATAGAGTGTATTTGGAATGGAAACAAATACCAAAGAAATTCACAAGGAGTGTTTAAATTGTCGACACCAGTCAGAAGAAAAAG AAAAAACACGGAGCTTTGTCGTTATTTTACAAGAACAG GAATGTGTGACAAAGGTATAAATTGCAAATATGATCATGATAAGGAAAAAATCAGAATTTGTCCTCTATTTTTATTGGGCAAATGTTATTCGAAAAACTGTTTATTATCCCATTCTCCAAATGACAATAATACGCCGCAGTGTCGTTATTTCTTAGATAAGTCATGTCAAAACCCCAATTGCAAGTATCGGCATTTCAAACCGGCCCATTATAATGACCCCAATTATGAAATTTGGACTTGTCGGCCATTTGCAATTGGTGGGTTTTGCCTGAGAGGTAAGAAATGTTCGTTTCTTCATTTGTTAAATTGTCCagattttgaagaagaCAATTACTGTGTTATGGGTAGAGAGTGTCCACTCACCCACCAGTTTACGCTCAAAACACAAGATCTGATTGCCACAAAGTCAAATAAGTATATACGAGATGAAACTGTGGTTACAGAGGAGTCCACGCCAACACCAGTGAAAACGATTGTTAATAGTTATACTGTTGATCCtaaattattgtttgttgtcGATGAGACTGGAAATTACCAATTCTATATAGACAACAATGGTGGTGACAAAAGTCAATTTGATCTGAATTTGGGGTCTCTGAATGAATTTTTGATTGAGTTGTCTAGTTCATCGGAAGAAAGTGATTTAGAGGATTCGCAAGAggaagatgatgaaattgaagagaATGAAGATTATGTAGTTCTATAG
- a CDS encoding uncharacterized protein (Ortholog of C. dubliniensis CD36 : Cd36_28460, Debaryomyces hansenii CBS767 : DEHA2B00704g, Pichia stipitis Pignal : PICST_43964 and Spathaspora passalidarum NRRL Y-27907 : spas_CGOB_00057) — protein sequence MSSQVPESEALKIKYKEIAALKKAIQEKQELKRQQQQSASKIQKQAYKRILKLPVNPNVFLQQKPKFSNMTLVVNNTGGSTNGTASATKEGTSSTDQQGYVSVQSSGGKSFYNINVYQQEAEKLKAKILLKKKQVQEQKRLEKIRNQIPKFRTMSDNCDRIKINGDKYAVTENGRALVPIRMFQLTNPIECIWNGNKYQRNSQGVFKLSTPVRRKR from the coding sequence ATGTCTTCACAAGTTCCAGAATCAGAAGCTCTTAAGATAAAATACAAGGAAATAGCAGCCTTGAAGAAAGCAATACAAGAAAagcaagaattgaaaaggcaacaacaacagagTGCTTCCAAGATTCAGAAACAGGCGTATAAAagaatattgaaattgccAGTAAACCCAAATGTTTTTCTTCAGCAAAAGCCAAAATTTTCTAATATGACATTGGTAGTTAATAATACAGGTGGTAGTACTAACGGAACAGCTTCGGCAACAAAAGAAGGCACAAGCTCCACTGACCAGCAGGGGTATGTAAGTGTTCAGTCATCTGGAGGTAAGTCATTTTACAACATAAATGTTTATCAGCAAGAAGCTGAAAAGTTGAAAGCCAAAATTTtactaaagaaaaaacagGTACAGGAACAGAAAAGATTAGAGAAGataagaaatcaaattccaAAGTTCCGAACTATGTCTGACAATTGTGATCGAATCAAGATTAATGGGGACAAGTACGCAGTGACGGAAAACGGACGAGCACTTGTACCCATTAGAATGTTTCAGCTTACTAACCCTATAGAGTGTATTTGGAATGGAAACAAATACCAAAGAAATTCACAAGGAGTGTTTAAATTGTCGACACCAGTCAGAAGAAAAAGGTAA
- the IME2 gene encoding protein kinase (Putative serine/threonine protein kinase; mutation confers hypersensitivity to amphotericin B) — protein sequence MSRHHSFPLDYDSPPKHLTVHSYHSKYQTISSLGNGSFGTVDLAKIKFFKFDLLNSHKNKSGTLLCPLEDSKCNTSNLVAIKTMKKKLPLLQEYSNVKEVKFILSVPSHPCLVQIYEMFIDDIQYQLHISMEALNQNLYQLIRSRRNIKFSPVTLKSILSQLLCAIRHIHKCNYFHRDVKPENILVIPTLHFYGSKAAIPPYRKNDNFIIKLGDYGLARHVSNIKPYTAYVSTRWYRSPEILLRQKWYSRPIDIWAFGAVAVETANFVPLFPGSNELDQIWKILKILGTPFVPEPKAINASYVVPLGGYWTEALFLTNKLGIKLPDESGMSIEDIVQHPDSLALIEVIQSCLKWDPSARADATEIAKMQYFKESITMMDTYFETDTVSMNTALNKLAGIPNSPSRKLLTPSKLQKNSNGTCNTTGSVPVFQDSDDGYENYFGEYIAKQPERNSSGNESYKLFAQPWLLKVNEVLGTRESEMEPRRAGNEAHDLKKKSSKVAGTKRSFTTFSLDSEEVVNL from the coding sequence ATGTCACGACACCATTCTTTCCCACTTGATTATGATTCCCCACCCAAGCATCTAACTGTACATTCGTATCACTCGAAGTATCAAACTATCAGTAGTTTGGGTAATGGGAGTTTTGGGACTGTTGATTTGGCAAAAATCAAGTTCTTTAAATTTGACCTATTAAATCTGCACAAAAATAAACTGGGTACTTTATTATGTCCATTGGAAGATTCCAAATGTAACACATCGAACCTAGTTGCCATaaaaacaatgaaaaagaaattaccattattaCAAGAATACTCCAATGTAAAAGAAGTCAAGTTCATTTTGTCTGTACCATCTCACCCATGTTTGGTACAAATATATGAAATGTTTATTGACGACATCCAGTATCAGCTACATATTTCCATGGAAGCGTTAAACCAAAACTTGTACCAACTAATTAGAAGCAGAAGAAATATAAAGTTTTCACCGGTGACTTTAAAAAGCATTCTAAGTCAATTGCTTTGTGCTATTAGACATATTCACAAGTGCAACTATTTCCATCGTGACGTAAAACCAGAAAATATATTGGTTATCCCAACATTGCATTTTTACGGTTCTAAAGCTGCGATTCCACCATACCGTAAAAATGACAATTTTATAATCAAGTTGGGCGACTATGGGTTGGCGCGCCATGTTTCAAATATCAAACCTTACACGGCCTATGTGTCAACTAGGTGGTACCGGTCACCGGAAATATTACTTAGACAGAAATGGTATTCACGTCCGATTGATATTTGGGCTTTTGGAGCGGTAGCAGTTGAGACCGCCAATTTTGTTCCTCTATTTCCTGGTTCTAATGAATTAGACCagatttggaaaatattgaaaattttagGAACTCCATTTGTTCCCGAACCTAAAGCAATTAATGCTAGCTATGTAGTTCCCTTGGGTGGTTATTGGACTGAGGCATTATTTTTGACAAACAAATTAGGAATAAAGTTACCTGATGAGTCAGGAATGAGTATTGAAGATATTGTTCAGCACCCCGATTCATTAGCTTTAATTGAAGTCATTCAAAGCTGCTTGAAATGGGATCCACTGGCTCGAGCAGATGCCACTGAAATTGCTAAAATGCAATACTTTAAGGAATCTATAACCATGATGGATACTTATTTCGAAACTGATACTGTTTCAATGAATACAGCTTTAAATAAGCTAGCAGGAATCCCCAATTCACCTTCACGAAAACTACTCACACCATCGAAACTACAGAAAAACAGTAATGGCACATGTAACACCACTGGCAGTGTTCCAGTTTTCCAAGATTCAGATGATGGATATGAAAACTATTTTGGAGAATATATTGCTAAACAGCCTGAACGAAATAGTTCTGGGAATGAAAGCTACAAGCTTTTTGCACAGCCGTGGTTGCTAAAAGTAAACGAGGTTCTTGGTACAAGAGAATCTGAAATGGAACCCAGAAGAGCCGGGAATGAAGCACAcgatttgaagaaaaaactgAGTAAAGTTGCTGGAACTAAAAGATCATTCACAACATTTTCTTTAGATAGTGAGGAAGTTGTGAATTTATGA
- a CDS encoding uncharacterized protein (Putative aminotransferase; Hap43-repressed; homozygous Tn insertion decreases colony wrinkling in filament-inducing conditions, does not block true hypha formation in liquid media; rat catheter and Spider biofilm induced): MCIAIATTNHPEYPFILLSNRDEFFKRPTMPAHFRDVGNGVKLLSPLDLARQEHGTWIGVTTNGKIAVLVNYRENDQREAISEVSRGILPLDYLCGKESDNEWKDNLAATFRDGRNTIDLKKIGGFSLLYGKLSINPQTGKIHHLNILSNRGDQGKVFKSKETSKDNANGEINLSNDTSDTEDDDIPHKTTFGLSNSLYNKPWDKVKLGESLLSKLIDESIINNYSQDQLIEKCFQLLSHDTYNSKILYSDDFEKKFAELKYSIFIPPIVRNNYYETDSVAVGKYYGTRTQTIILLDKYGNLNYYEKNIHNSDDIDLKDVDITSHYKFNIFNDQKNGC; the protein is encoded by the exons atgtGTATAGCCATAGCTACAACCAATCATCCAGAATATCCGTTTATTTTACTTTCCAATCGagatgaatttttcaaacgACCAACCATGCCAGCACATTTTCGAGATGTGGGGAATGGAgtcaaattattatcaccatTAGATCTTGCCAGACAAGAACACGGTACTTGGATAGGTGTAACCACCAATGGGAAAATTGCCGTACTAGTCAATTATAGAGAGAATGATCAAAGAG AGGCTATTAGTGAAGTTTCACGAGGAATATTACCATTGGATTATTTATGTGGTAAAGAACTGGATAATGAATGGAAAGATAATTTAGCAGCAACATTTCGTGATGGCCGAAATACCATTgatttaaagaaaattggagggttttcattattatatgGGAAATTGTCTATAAATCCCCAAACTGGtaaaattcatcatttgaaTATACTTAGTAATCGAGGTGATCAAGGTAAAgtatttaaatcaaaagaaaccAGTAAAGACAATGCCAATGGGGAAATTAATCTCAGCAATGATACCTCTGATACTGAGGATGATGATATACCTCATAAGACAACATTTggattatcaaattcattatataataaacCATGGGATAAAGTCAAATTGGGAGAATCACTATTGAGTAAACTTATTGATGAATccataataaacaattatagtcaagatcaattaattgaaaaatgtttCCAATTATTATCTCATGATAcatataattcaaaaattctttatagtgatgattttgaaaaaaaatttgcagaattaaaatattcaatttttattcCTCCAATTGTTcgaaataattattatgaaACTGATTCCGTGGCGGTTGGGAAATATTACGGAACAAGAACTCAaacaattatattattgGATAAATATGGGAATCTTAATtattatgaaaaaaatattcataattctgatgatattgatttgaaagatgTTGATATTACTTCAcattataaatttaatatttttaatgatcaaaaaaatgggtgttaa